One Oreochromis aureus strain Israel breed Guangdong unplaced genomic scaffold, ZZ_aureus HiC_scaffold_245, whole genome shotgun sequence DNA segment encodes these proteins:
- the LOC120436840 gene encoding E3 ubiquitin/ISG15 ligase TRIM25-like, which translates to MNQMDQTKFCCSVCLDLLKDPVTIPCGHSYCMNCIQSFWDEEEKKKIYSCPQCRQTFTARPVLVKSTMLAVLVEELKKTGLQAPPADHCYAGPEDVACDFCTGRKMKAFKSCLFCLASYCEKHLQPHYDVAPLKKHKLVEPSKKLQENICSRHDEVMKMFCRTDQQIICYLCSVDEHKGHDTVSAAAERTERQRELEVSRQNIQQRIQDREKDVKLLQQEVEAINQSADQTVEHSEKIFTELIHLIQKRSSDVKQQIRSQQETEDLTQI; encoded by the exons atgaatcaaatggaccaaacaaaattctgctgttcagtctgtttggatctactgaaggatccagtgactattccctgtggacacagctactgcatgaaCTGTATTCAAAGCTTCTGGGatgaagaggaaaagaagaaaatctacagctgccctcagtgcagaCAGACTTTCACAGCGAGGCCTGTCCTGGTGAAAAGCACCATGTTAGCAGTTTTagtggaggagctgaagaagactggactccaagctcctcctgctgatcactgctatgctggacctgaagatgtggcctgtgatttctgcactggaagaaaaatgaaagcctTCAAGTCCTGTTTATTCTGTCTGGCatcttactgtgagaaacaccttCAGCCTCATTATGATGTGgctccattaaagaaacacaagctggtggagccctccaagaagctccaggagaacatctgctctcgtcatgatgaggtgatgaagatgttctgccgtactgatcagcagattatctgttatctctgctctgtggatgaacataaaggccacgacacagtctcagctgcagcagaaaggactgagaggcagagagagctggaggtgagtcgacaaaacatccagcagagaatccaggacagagagaaagatgtgaagctgcttcaacaggaggtggaggccatcaatcagtctgctgatcaaacagtggagcacagtgagaagatcttcactgagctgatccatctcatccagaaaagaagctctgatgtgaagcagcagatcagatcccagcaggaaactgaa GATCTCACTCAAATCTGA